A single genomic interval of Salinarchaeum sp. IM2453 harbors:
- a CDS encoding zf-TFIIB domain-containing protein: MDCPRCESDLESYQLGNQTAHHCEECGFVGININRDPDQPESESWEEAFDRIAESKGESDMHRAEGVVTPRDMEDDSESAGPKRVTKKS, encoded by the coding sequence ATGGACTGTCCACGCTGTGAATCCGATTTAGAATCATACCAGCTTGGAAACCAAACCGCACATCACTGTGAGGAGTGTGGATTCGTCGGGATTAATATTAACCGAGATCCCGACCAGCCCGAATCCGAGTCGTGGGAAGAAGCATTCGACCGGATTGCAGAGTCTAAAGGGGAGTCCGACATGCATCGGGCAGAAGGTGTAGTGACTCCACGTGATATGGAAGATGATTCTGAGTCTGCCGGTCCCAAGAGAGTGACAAAAAAATCTTGA
- a CDS encoding SDR family NAD(P)-dependent oxidoreductase, whose product MLSDETIIVTGASQGLGASMAKRFATEGANVVLTARNEEKLQDVASTADGETLVIRSDVTDEKAVQRVVSETQEQYGTITGLVNNAAIGLLSLYDEQHPLYEVNVEDFRRILEVNVTGAFLYSKHVVPEMLSQGRGNVINISSGLGRRASTNWGPYVTSKWALEGMTQTQALELESTGVNVNGLDPGGRVDTGFWDHLPETERDNILDIDVMNDAAVQLLAQGPDGITGESMPAQDWEQKFS is encoded by the coding sequence ATGCTATCAGACGAAACGATAATCGTTACTGGGGCAAGTCAGGGACTTGGCGCGTCAATGGCAAAACGGTTCGCAACAGAAGGCGCAAATGTGGTATTAACCGCAAGAAACGAGGAAAAGCTACAAGACGTCGCATCTACAGCGGACGGAGAAACACTTGTAATTAGATCAGATGTTACCGACGAAAAAGCAGTTCAGCGTGTCGTATCAGAGACACAAGAGCAATACGGAACAATAACAGGATTAGTCAACAATGCAGCAATTGGCTTGTTGAGCTTATATGATGAGCAGCACCCACTGTATGAAGTCAATGTTGAAGATTTTCGCCGTATTCTTGAGGTAAACGTCACAGGGGCATTCCTCTATTCAAAACATGTCGTACCTGAAATGCTATCCCAAGGACGAGGGAATGTAATAAACATCTCATCTGGGCTGGGACGTCGAGCCTCGACTAACTGGGGCCCATACGTGACATCAAAGTGGGCACTGGAAGGAATGACACAAACGCAAGCATTGGAACTTGAGTCAACAGGAGTGAATGTAAACGGACTCGATCCCGGTGGACGCGTAGATACCGGGTTTTGGGATCATCTGCCGGAGACGGAGCGAGATAATATTCTTGATATTGATGTCATGAATGATGCTGCTGTACAACTTCTTGCACAGGGTCCAGACGGCATTACCGGGGAATCAATGCCAGCTCAAGATTGGGAACAAAAGTTTAGCTAA
- a CDS encoding ribosome assembly factor SBDS, translating to MISLDEAVTAKLESHGTRFEVLVDPDAALAIKRGEFEGELEDVIAAEDVFENASRGDRPAESDLEEVFGTTEPLEIIPEVIRQGEIQITAEQRREMQEQKRRSLINKIARNAVNPQMDNAPHPPERIESALEETDFRVDPMETVESQIDDALDALRPVIPIRFDEVTVAVQVSADYAGSAQAKIREFGELDREEWQPDGGWIGVLTFPAGLQDEFYNLVNEETSGNAETQIIRDEDDIKTR from the coding sequence ATGATATCTCTTGACGAGGCTGTCACAGCAAAGCTTGAATCACATGGAACGCGATTTGAAGTGCTCGTTGATCCAGATGCTGCCTTAGCAATCAAACGAGGGGAATTTGAAGGAGAGCTTGAGGATGTGATTGCTGCAGAGGATGTATTCGAGAACGCTTCTCGAGGTGACCGGCCAGCAGAATCAGATCTAGAGGAAGTATTCGGTACTACAGAGCCACTTGAGATTATCCCGGAAGTAATTAGACAAGGAGAGATTCAAATTACGGCCGAACAGCGGCGAGAAATGCAGGAGCAGAAACGGAGATCGTTGATAAATAAGATTGCTCGTAATGCGGTTAACCCACAGATGGACAACGCCCCCCACCCGCCAGAACGTATTGAAAGCGCTCTTGAAGAAACCGATTTTCGAGTTGACCCAATGGAAACGGTCGAGTCACAGATTGACGATGCACTTGATGCATTACGGCCAGTGATTCCGATTCGTTTTGATGAGGTGACAGTAGCTGTTCAGGTTTCGGCCGATTACGCCGGAAGTGCTCAAGCAAAAATTCGTGAGTTTGGTGAACTAGACCGTGAAGAGTGGCAACCAGATGGAGGATGGATCGGAGTACTCACGTTTCCGGCAGGTCTGCAGGACGAGTTTTACAATCTGGTCAATGAGGAGACGAGTGGAAACGCAGAAACACAAATCATTCGAGACGAAGACGATATCAAGACCCGTTGA
- the psmA gene encoding archaeal proteasome endopeptidase complex subunit alpha, whose protein sequence is MQGQAQQQAYDRGITIFSPDGRLYQVEYAREAVKRGTASIGIRTEDGVVFAADKRIRSPLMERTSVEKIHKADDHIGIASAGHVADARQLIDFARRQTQVNQLRYGEPIGVETLTKEVTDHIQQYTQVGGARPFGVALIIGGIEDGTPRLYETDPSGTPYEWQALAVGADRGELQDYLEENYEEGMDLEGGIKLALNALASVNEEELRPEGVGMATIDVESEQFITLTDEEVEEYLATEEILEEPEEDEE, encoded by the coding sequence ATGCAGGGACAAGCTCAACAGCAGGCCTATGATCGCGGAATAACGATCTTTTCACCAGATGGTCGACTTTATCAGGTCGAGTATGCTCGCGAGGCAGTAAAGCGTGGAACAGCAAGCATCGGTATTCGGACAGAAGACGGCGTTGTGTTCGCCGCTGACAAGCGGATTCGATCGCCATTGATGGAGAGAACAAGTGTCGAAAAGATTCACAAGGCAGATGATCATATTGGGATCGCTTCGGCTGGTCATGTTGCGGATGCGCGACAATTGATAGACTTCGCACGCCGACAAACGCAGGTTAACCAACTCCGATATGGCGAGCCAATTGGTGTTGAAACGCTTACAAAAGAGGTTACTGATCATATTCAGCAATATACGCAGGTTGGTGGGGCACGTCCGTTTGGTGTCGCACTTATTATCGGCGGTATCGAAGACGGTACACCTCGGTTATACGAGACGGATCCGTCTGGAACGCCGTATGAATGGCAAGCACTCGCTGTCGGGGCTGATCGAGGTGAACTTCAGGACTATCTTGAAGAAAATTATGAGGAAGGGATGGATCTTGAAGGAGGTATCAAGCTTGCACTGAACGCGCTTGCGTCGGTAAATGAAGAAGAACTTCGGCCAGAGGGAGTCGGCATGGCAACAATCGATGTTGAGTCAGAGCAGTTCATCACGCTAACAGACGAAGAAGTCGAAGAGTATCTTGCGACAGAAGAGATCCTTGAAGAGCCTGAGGAAGACGAAGAATAA
- a CDS encoding DUF6908 domain-containing protein, giving the protein MNVVREILRAMNIESIDELDINDPVTITVQGYDDLTIERIADCQVSVAHHYVQRGDLMCDPEVVFAIDDDQWIPIEYTQHPLVHKYDKTGLDIDAFLKRWNTNLRNQGFLRAARNNCNRSE; this is encoded by the coding sequence ATGAATGTAGTACGAGAAATACTACGCGCAATGAACATCGAGTCAATTGATGAACTAGATATTAATGATCCAGTCACAATTACTGTACAGGGATATGATGATCTCACAATCGAGCGAATCGCAGATTGTCAAGTAAGTGTTGCCCACCACTACGTACAACGTGGTGATCTGATGTGTGACCCTGAAGTTGTCTTTGCTATTGATGATGACCAGTGGATACCCATTGAGTACACACAGCATCCCTTAGTCCACAAATATGATAAAACTGGACTCGACATTGATGCATTTTTGAAACGCTGGAATACGAATCTCAGAAACCAAGGATTTCTCCGTGCTGCACGAAATAATTGTAACCGATCCGAGTAA
- a CDS encoding PQQ-binding-like beta-propeller repeat protein, with translation MEDTQGSIAWRFTSEGESVSLPTIAGESVYVGDSAGYLYAIGIQSGTEEWRFETGGPINSAPVVADGLVCVGSNDRTLYALDQKTGETQWTVGIIGDINNSPTVSDGVLYLGTEGGHLYAIDVTDGEEVWRVSVGSGFSQNPVSSAPTIVGDVVYFGDSSGSLHAVNKETGDEYWRLRTNGAIRSTPTVVDGVVYFGSTDGTLYAADATSGEHLWEFRTDGRITSSPTIADETIYVGSHGGTLYALDAETGEKQWRHRVSDRIEASPTVAGDTVYIGNSKGRLYAVNATEGTRDWHLDISEQITSPLISGGVAYLGSGARTLYAIEVGENDSSRDSRVLLGSMGHHDQHVDSDETTITDEQVRADIKRELEKADMEIGGTEEASTRKLKINTEILDDAKREITETANEKRTTSSSVDDAVSQLQNMQGGESETASGDSVDAQADALRELKDQQQESDE, from the coding sequence ATGGAAGATACCCAAGGATCGATTGCTTGGCGTTTTACATCTGAAGGTGAATCTGTATCATTGCCAACAATTGCCGGTGAGAGTGTATACGTCGGAGATAGTGCAGGCTATCTTTACGCGATTGGAATCCAGAGTGGTACCGAAGAATGGCGTTTTGAGACAGGCGGGCCAATTAACTCAGCTCCTGTCGTTGCTGATGGATTAGTCTGTGTCGGCAGCAATGATCGTACGCTGTACGCACTTGACCAAAAGACCGGAGAAACGCAATGGACAGTCGGAATTATTGGGGATATTAACAACTCACCAACTGTCTCTGATGGAGTCTTGTACCTCGGAACTGAGGGTGGGCATCTTTACGCCATTGATGTCACTGATGGTGAAGAAGTCTGGCGGGTCAGCGTAGGGAGCGGATTTAGCCAAAATCCAGTTAGCTCTGCACCAACGATCGTTGGTGATGTCGTATACTTCGGTGATAGCTCTGGGTCTCTCCATGCAGTAAATAAAGAAACCGGCGACGAATACTGGCGGCTAAGAACTAATGGGGCTATCCGGTCAACGCCGACAGTAGTCGACGGAGTTGTTTACTTTGGATCTACTGACGGAACATTGTACGCTGCTGATGCGACTTCGGGAGAACACCTCTGGGAATTCCGAACCGATGGTCGAATAACTTCATCTCCAACAATTGCCGACGAGACTATCTACGTGGGGAGTCACGGTGGCACTCTCTATGCACTTGACGCTGAAACGGGGGAAAAGCAGTGGCGCCATCGCGTCAGCGATCGTATCGAAGCATCACCAACTGTTGCTGGGGATACCGTCTATATCGGAAATTCAAAAGGTAGATTATATGCAGTCAACGCAACAGAGGGAACTCGAGACTGGCACTTAGATATTAGTGAACAAATCACTTCTCCACTTATTAGCGGTGGCGTTGCATACCTTGGAAGTGGCGCTCGAACTCTCTATGCGATAGAGGTTGGTGAGAATGACTCCAGCCGTGATTCTCGTGTGCTGTTGGGATCGATGGGTCATCACGACCAACACGTAGACTCAGATGAGACGACAATCACTGATGAGCAAGTGCGTGCTGATATCAAACGAGAGCTTGAGAAGGCAGATATGGAAATTGGCGGCACTGAAGAAGCCAGCACACGTAAACTCAAAATTAATACAGAGATTCTCGATGATGCTAAGCGAGAGATCACTGAGACAGCGAATGAGAAACGGACGACCTCATCCAGCGTTGACGATGCTGTATCGCAACTACAGAACATGCAGGGAGGAGAGTCTGAGACTGCAAGCGGTGACAGTGTCGATGCACAGGCTGATGCGTTACGTGAACTCAAAGACCAACAGCAAGAGTCTGATGAGTGA
- a CDS encoding Rpp14/Pop5 family protein: protein MRHWEDSVTGLKDIILPVVIPIVEHLPMKHLPKHLQPRYRYLAVEFTLAHERSVTREEFQKACWVSARQLLGDTGSANCGLQVVKFTFNNEHGKAIVRVRRNTESKARAAIACIAKISDTPAFIFIRGTSGTVRSCEEKYLHGPSL, encoded by the coding sequence ATGCGTCATTGGGAAGATAGCGTAACTGGTTTGAAGGATATTATACTACCAGTAGTTATACCGATTGTAGAGCATCTTCCTATGAAACACCTCCCTAAGCATTTACAACCGCGCTATCGATATCTTGCAGTGGAGTTTACGCTCGCGCATGAACGGTCAGTGACGCGTGAAGAATTTCAGAAAGCTTGTTGGGTCTCTGCCAGACAGTTGTTAGGAGATACAGGAAGTGCCAACTGTGGACTCCAGGTTGTTAAATTCACGTTCAACAACGAGCACGGAAAGGCAATTGTGCGGGTTCGGAGGAACACTGAGTCAAAGGCTCGAGCTGCAATAGCATGCATTGCTAAGATTTCTGACACCCCAGCATTTATATTTATCAGAGGAACGAGCGGGACGGTACGTTCCTGTGAAGAAAAGTATTTACACGGCCCGAGTTTATAA
- a CDS encoding PAS domain-containing sensor histidine kinase produces the protein MAPEILDTEGVDAAQCLINNIQDAVVGFELVNNTPMIREANEPFIETFGYPREKIVDAPLNEYIVPDWLREEATILDKRTDAGKVNYQHVRRKTSSGLREFLYRGIPYNGATVDGYAIYIDVTEVVQQEQQLKVFNRVLRHNLRTEATVISGNIERLLTTVQKTPENRKETIMAIKEAADNLESLSEEASQITQLLRDSSQSSGDVESHSLLQESVAKAQEKYPDACITSELSDQSYIRANDQLKPAINALLENAVVHNPSETPHVRISTEHTDKGAWTDIIVDDDGPIIPETERKIITGDAEITPHQHGNGLGLWLVKLTVDCLGGDIIFEESPVGGNRVRLRVQTATKSL, from the coding sequence ATGGCCCCAGAGATTCTTGATACAGAAGGAGTTGACGCGGCACAGTGTCTGATCAATAATATCCAAGATGCCGTTGTTGGATTTGAGCTTGTTAATAATACACCGATGATTCGAGAGGCAAATGAACCATTTATTGAAACATTTGGTTATCCAAGAGAGAAAATTGTTGACGCTCCGCTCAATGAGTATATTGTTCCAGACTGGCTTAGAGAAGAAGCAACTATACTTGATAAGCGGACAGACGCTGGAAAAGTGAACTATCAGCATGTACGGCGAAAAACGAGCAGTGGGCTGCGAGAGTTCCTGTATCGTGGAATCCCGTACAATGGGGCAACTGTTGACGGATATGCAATCTACATTGATGTTACTGAAGTGGTTCAACAGGAGCAGCAGCTAAAAGTATTCAATCGGGTGCTTCGTCATAACCTCCGTACAGAAGCAACAGTTATTAGCGGAAATATTGAGCGACTGCTAACAACTGTCCAAAAGACACCTGAGAATAGGAAGGAGACTATAATGGCAATAAAGGAAGCGGCTGACAATCTTGAGTCGCTTTCTGAGGAGGCATCTCAGATTACTCAACTTCTCCGCGATTCTTCTCAAAGTAGTGGAGATGTCGAATCTCACTCGCTTCTACAAGAAAGTGTTGCCAAAGCACAGGAGAAATATCCGGACGCATGTATCACATCAGAGCTATCAGATCAAAGTTATATTCGTGCTAATGATCAGTTGAAACCAGCTATCAACGCACTGCTTGAAAATGCAGTAGTACACAATCCGTCAGAAACACCGCATGTAAGAATATCGACTGAGCACACTGATAAGGGAGCATGGACCGATATCATAGTTGATGACGATGGACCAATAATTCCAGAGACAGAACGGAAAATAATTACTGGAGATGCAGAGATAACACCGCACCAGCATGGGAATGGACTAGGACTCTGGTTAGTCAAGCTCACGGTTGATTGTCTTGGCGGCGACATCATATTCGAGGAAAGTCCAGTTGGCGGGAATCGTGTTCGTCTACGGGTTCAAACAGCAACAAAATCACTATAG
- a CDS encoding DUF5786 family protein, with the protein MGFGSYDESEQNDQDVESDDDAEGINVHKNDHEGDVSFDTEESTEDLVNKLDDIRDETDE; encoded by the coding sequence ATGGGCTTTGGAAGCTACGATGAATCTGAGCAAAATGATCAAGACGTGGAGTCTGACGATGATGCTGAGGGGATTAATGTGCACAAAAACGATCATGAGGGAGATGTCTCGTTCGACACCGAGGAGTCAACTGAAGATCTCGTAAACAAGCTCGACGACATCCGCGACGAAACTGACGAGTAA
- a CDS encoding cell division protein FtsA, whose product MAKGIDVGTMNIISSQQEGSETVFVQQRNSFVEIEYSDMAEQMLSRSEVLHIRKGDTVYVVGDDALNFANIFNKETRRPMQDGILSRDESSAIPMIQLITEQVVGEPRYEDERLFFSSPADPVDSDYSTLYHEKTLESMLSDMGYDPEPINEGMAVIYSELADHNFTGLGISFGAGMTNICLAYYAVPVMKFSIARGGDWIDEQTAQATGTPVDKVTSIKEEDFALDFETDVGGVEGALAIYYENLINYVIENIEGEVDEEDIEEGMDVPVVVTGGTSMPDGFDDLFAEHLNEADLPFSISGVHSVDEPMYSVASGALVAARSEEDQQETTEETSEEPAETESEA is encoded by the coding sequence ATGGCCAAAGGTATTGACGTTGGCACGATGAACATTATATCGAGCCAACAGGAAGGCTCCGAAACGGTTTTTGTTCAACAGCGCAACTCGTTCGTCGAAATCGAATACAGCGACATGGCAGAACAGATGCTTTCTCGAAGTGAAGTTCTGCACATACGAAAAGGCGACACTGTTTATGTTGTCGGAGACGACGCCTTGAACTTTGCAAATATTTTCAACAAAGAGACACGCCGTCCGATGCAGGACGGTATTCTCTCTCGAGATGAGTCATCCGCAATTCCAATGATCCAGTTGATTACTGAACAAGTTGTTGGCGAGCCTCGATATGAGGACGAGCGGTTATTCTTCTCAAGCCCAGCTGATCCTGTGGATTCAGATTATTCAACGTTATATCACGAGAAAACGCTCGAATCAATGCTGAGTGATATGGGCTACGATCCGGAACCGATTAATGAAGGAATGGCTGTGATTTACTCTGAGCTCGCAGATCATAACTTCACTGGGCTAGGAATCAGCTTTGGGGCTGGAATGACCAACATCTGCTTAGCCTATTATGCCGTCCCAGTAATGAAGTTCTCAATTGCTCGAGGAGGAGACTGGATTGATGAGCAGACCGCTCAAGCAACAGGTACCCCAGTAGACAAAGTAACAAGCATCAAAGAGGAAGACTTCGCACTTGATTTCGAGACGGATGTCGGTGGCGTTGAAGGTGCCTTAGCGATTTACTATGAGAACCTCATCAATTACGTGATCGAGAACATTGAAGGAGAAGTTGATGAGGAAGACATTGAGGAAGGAATGGACGTTCCAGTTGTTGTTACTGGCGGAACTTCAATGCCGGACGGATTCGACGATCTCTTTGCAGAACATCTAAATGAGGCAGATCTACCATTCTCAATCAGTGGAGTACACTCAGTCGACGAACCAATGTACAGCGTTGCCAGTGGTGCATTAGTTGCTGCCCGCTCTGAAGAGGATCAACAAGAAACAACAGAAGAAACCAGTGAAGAACCAGCAGAAACAGAGTCTGAAGCGTAA
- a CDS encoding SDR family oxidoreductase — MSESAILITGASGGLGTAIAAELATSSREFVLAARSTGALEETKSIVEENGAKATIHSIDVQNEDEITAMLEEASVDTLDLVIPAAAITSPTSGNVPLPDESYNDFQTVWRTNVYGVFATVKESLPYLSESSRVLVPSGTVARKPTEGVGAYGVSKAAAEGLARNFSADISATVGIVDPGLVATEITGGKGRDPEDVAAMFEWAAFECETETLDGSIVGLREWKQAIR; from the coding sequence ATGTCAGAAAGTGCAATTCTTATAACCGGAGCTAGTGGTGGATTAGGAACAGCAATTGCAGCAGAACTTGCGACAAGCTCTCGAGAATTTGTGTTGGCCGCGCGTTCGACAGGGGCACTTGAGGAAACAAAATCAATTGTAGAAGAAAATGGAGCGAAAGCAACGATTCACTCGATTGATGTTCAGAACGAAGACGAAATTACAGCAATGCTTGAAGAGGCATCTGTCGACACACTTGATCTTGTGATACCGGCTGCAGCGATTACCTCGCCGACAAGTGGAAATGTTCCCCTTCCAGATGAATCATACAACGACTTTCAGACAGTATGGAGGACCAATGTCTACGGGGTATTTGCAACAGTTAAGGAATCACTTCCGTATCTATCAGAGTCTTCTCGTGTGTTAGTTCCATCTGGAACAGTTGCCCGTAAACCAACCGAAGGCGTCGGTGCATACGGCGTCTCAAAAGCGGCAGCCGAAGGACTTGCTCGTAATTTTTCTGCTGATATCTCGGCAACTGTCGGAATCGTTGATCCAGGACTAGTCGCAACCGAGATTACGGGAGGAAAGGGCCGCGACCCAGAGGATGTCGCTGCAATGTTTGAGTGGGCAGCATTCGAGTGTGAAACTGAAACTCTCGATGGATCAATTGTCGGGCTGCGAGAATGGAAACAGGCGATTAGATGA
- a CDS encoding AMP-binding protein — protein MPWHITSDFETYEKARQEFTWDFPSEYHPARDLITKHPNVEKQTALIDAAAGQEYTFTEINQMSNRLANALSEIGITADDRVGVVSPQRVETPVSHLAIWKLGAITVPMTTMYGTDAIAYRLSDSDAKAVIFDPSVDQAVANAAAECDSLEHAIILDEHQWYDGSKSQKSSDLTYPVKTSYYENKIENQSTEFTPPSGSVTDGSAVMYTSGSTGKPKGALHSHALWLGRAAAAFNFFDGNMDSAAINWTPADWAWGSALGGLLMGSWHYGVTVVAAPMQGFDPESVYTLLEEQTITNALIPPTALRMLMEESPESYDLSLKTIASAGEPLTPEILTWADETFESLTVNEYYGQTELNLVVSNASRWFEVQPGSMGKPLPGYDVKILDPETYDELPPGEVGEIAVKPENDEVFFDRYINRSQATKEKQHDRWYLTGDHASMDENGYIWFKSRADDVIITSGYRVGPLEVEQVLLKHPAVEQAGVIGIPDQTRGEIIKAYVELTAEAEPSSQLREELQELAKDRLATHEYPREIEFADSLPMTSSGKIQRTKLRENN, from the coding sequence ATGCCATGGCACATCACATCTGATTTTGAGACATATGAAAAGGCCAGACAGGAGTTCACTTGGGACTTTCCGTCGGAATACCATCCAGCACGAGACCTAATCACAAAACATCCGAATGTGGAAAAACAAACAGCATTGATTGATGCAGCTGCCGGTCAAGAATACACATTTACCGAGATTAACCAAATGTCAAATAGGCTCGCGAATGCACTTTCTGAGATTGGAATAACGGCCGATGACCGCGTTGGTGTTGTTAGTCCGCAGCGAGTAGAAACACCGGTATCACATCTTGCAATCTGGAAGCTCGGAGCCATTACAGTCCCGATGACAACGATGTACGGTACCGACGCTATCGCATATCGACTCTCCGATTCAGATGCAAAAGCCGTTATTTTTGATCCATCTGTTGATCAAGCAGTTGCCAATGCTGCAGCAGAGTGTGATTCTTTGGAGCACGCGATAATACTTGATGAACACCAGTGGTATGACGGATCCAAGTCACAGAAATCATCAGACCTGACATATCCTGTTAAAACCAGTTATTACGAAAACAAAATTGAGAACCAATCAACTGAGTTTACTCCTCCATCTGGATCAGTCACAGATGGAAGTGCAGTTATGTACACGTCAGGATCAACTGGTAAGCCAAAAGGTGCGTTACACTCACACGCTCTCTGGCTCGGCCGAGCCGCTGCTGCGTTCAATTTCTTTGATGGGAACATGGACTCGGCTGCAATTAATTGGACGCCAGCTGATTGGGCATGGGGATCCGCACTTGGAGGGTTATTAATGGGATCGTGGCACTACGGCGTTACTGTCGTCGCAGCACCAATGCAGGGGTTCGATCCGGAATCAGTGTATACGCTTTTAGAAGAGCAAACTATCACGAATGCTCTGATCCCACCGACAGCACTGCGCATGCTCATGGAAGAATCGCCAGAGTCGTATGACTTGTCGCTAAAGACGATTGCCTCGGCTGGGGAACCCTTAACCCCTGAGATACTCACATGGGCAGATGAAACGTTTGAGTCATTGACAGTTAATGAATATTATGGACAAACAGAGCTAAATTTAGTTGTATCAAATGCATCTCGTTGGTTTGAGGTGCAGCCGGGAAGTATGGGCAAACCGCTCCCTGGGTATGACGTAAAGATTCTTGATCCAGAGACATATGATGAGTTACCACCCGGCGAAGTAGGTGAGATTGCAGTTAAACCAGAGAACGATGAAGTTTTCTTTGATCGGTATATCAACAGATCACAAGCAACAAAAGAAAAACAGCATGATAGGTGGTATTTAACCGGCGATCATGCATCAATGGACGAAAACGGATACATTTGGTTCAAATCACGTGCTGATGATGTTATTATTACATCAGGATATAGGGTTGGACCGTTAGAGGTCGAGCAGGTCCTATTGAAGCATCCAGCAGTAGAACAGGCAGGTGTTATTGGTATCCCAGATCAGACTAGAGGGGAAATCATCAAAGCATACGTTGAGTTAACAGCAGAGGCGGAGCCGAGCAGTCAGCTTCGAGAAGAACTACAAGAATTGGCAAAGGATCGTTTAGCAACTCATGAGTATCCTCGAGAAATTGAATTTGCTGACTCACTGCCAATGACAAGTAGTGGTAAAATACAACGAACAAAGCTGCGAGAAAATAACTAG
- a CDS encoding Rho termination factor N-terminal domain-containing protein, whose protein sequence is MPSLDITEEQQDRIESLRKELEETHGGPYATVETSAAVDYLLDLAETADDPDRTADISAPAEDTGDTGKTTDRESSDTDIFSPEEIKESLKERNRRHTDQSEAENMDLYTIAAKYDVSGRSSMTKAELIDAILEKIEEVHEDPLAIVDVELESEPETKTENKDASRDADATTTSTGTEAGEPTDSGQVDQPDHPEETEESASPVAPDLTDAAEAVTSDSDAEAVSEPEEPDTDTTSGQSGGRLNAMLNLLEAHSDKWEKSDSDARYQVELPDGSTETARTKDDVRALLFQHYR, encoded by the coding sequence ATGCCATCACTTGATATCACGGAAGAACAACAAGATCGGATTGAGTCACTGCGCAAAGAACTTGAGGAGACACACGGTGGTCCATACGCTACCGTTGAAACATCAGCCGCTGTTGATTACTTACTTGATTTGGCAGAGACAGCTGACGACCCAGATCGGACAGCTGATATTAGCGCTCCGGCAGAGGATACAGGTGACACTGGAAAGACAACAGACAGGGAATCAAGCGATACAGACATCTTCTCGCCGGAGGAAATAAAAGAAAGTCTAAAAGAGAGAAATCGTCGGCACACAGACCAGAGTGAGGCCGAGAATATGGACCTATACACGATTGCGGCTAAATACGATGTTTCCGGCCGCAGTAGTATGACAAAGGCAGAGCTTATTGACGCGATTCTTGAGAAGATTGAGGAGGTTCACGAGGATCCACTGGCTATTGTTGATGTAGAGCTAGAATCAGAACCAGAAACAAAAACAGAGAATAAAGATGCATCTAGAGATGCAGACGCGACCACGACCTCAACGGGAACAGAGGCTGGCGAGCCAACGGACAGCGGACAAGTTGACCAACCAGATCACCCCGAGGAAACAGAGGAATCTGCCAGTCCGGTGGCTCCTGATTTGACAGATGCAGCGGAAGCAGTTACTTCCGATAGCGATGCTGAAGCAGTTTCTGAACCAGAAGAACCAGACACAGACACGACGTCAGGACAATCTGGAGGACGGCTCAATGCGATGTTAAATCTTCTTGAAGCACATAGTGACAAATGGGAAAAATCAGACAGCGATGCGCGATACCAAGTTGAATTACCTGATGGCAGTACAGAAACTGCGCGAACAAAGGACGATGTCCGAGCGCTCTTATTCCAACATTATAGATAG